The region CTGACTGGCGGGCTGCCACCCGGTGTCAAGACGACACTGGGACCAGATGGTACCGGAGTCGGGTGGGTGTTCCAGTACACGGTCGAGGGTATGAACCACAGCTTGGCGGACCTCCGCGCCATTCAGGACTGGTACATCCGCTACCAGCTCCTCAGCATCCCGGGCGTATCCGAGATCGCGAGCGTCGGTGGGTTCCGCCGCCAGTACCAGGTGGATATCGACCCGGATCGCCTGCTCGCGTACGACATCACCATCCAGCAGATCGCGGGAGCCGTCCGACGGAGCAATCAGCAGGTCGGCGCCAGCATGCTCGAGGTTGCGGAGAAGGAGTTCATGATCCGCGGTCTCGGCTATCTCGCCGGGCTCGACGACATTCGCGATACGGTGATCGCGACCAGCGCCAGCGGCACTCCCGTCCGAGTCGGCGATGTCGCGCACGTGCACGAAGGTCCCGAAATGCGGCGCGGCATCGCGGAACGCGACGGGACCGGCGAAGTCGTCAGCGGCGTCGTCGTCATGCGGCAGGGCGAGAACGCTCGCGAGGTGATCCGGCAGGTGAAGCGCAAGATCGCCGAGATCGAGCCCGGACTGCCCGAAGGCGTCCGGATCAACACGATCTACGACCGATCGTCCCTCATCGAACGCGCCATCGAGACCCTCAAATCCACGCTCATCAAGGAGAGCATCGCGGTTGCCGTTGTCATCGCGATCTTCCTGTGGCACGCGCAGAGCTCGCTCGTCGCCATCATCACGCTACCCGTCGGCGTTCTTGTCTCCTTCATCGTGATGCGGATGCAGGGCTTGAATGCGAATATCATGTCACTCGGAGGCATCGCAGTCGCCATCGGCGAGATGGTGGACGCCGCCATCGTCATGGTCGAGAACGTCCACAAGACCCTCGAGCACGACCGTGCAGAGGGTCGCGAGCGAAACCGGTGGGAAGTCGTATCCGAATCGTCGAAGCAGGTCGGGCCCTCGCTTTTCTTCTCGCTGATCATCATCGCGGTCTCGTTCATGCCCGTTATCACGCTGCAGGCGCAGGAGGGCCGCCTGTTCCGGCCACTGGCATTCACCAAGACGTATGCCATGGTAGCTGGCGCAATCCTCGCGATCGCGCTCGTGCCTGTGCTGATGGGCTACCTCATCCGTGGCAAGGTCGTCGACGAGGAACGCAACCCGATCAACCGCGCTCTCATCGCCGTCTACAAGCCCGTGATCCTGCCCATCCTGCGGTGGCGCTGGGTCGTCATCGTTCTGGCTGTCGCGCTCGTGGCGATCACCTTGATCCCGCTGCGCCAGCTCGGGTCGGAGTTCATGCCTCCCCTCTACGAAGGCGATCTGCTCTACATGCCGAGCTCCGCCCCCGCCATCTCGGCGACAGAAGCCCGGAAGCTGGTCCAGGTGCAGGACCGAATCCTCAAGTCGTTCCCGGAGGTGAAGACGACGCTGGGCAAGATGGGCAGAGCCGAGACAGCGACTGACCCCGCGCCCTTGGACATGATGGAGACCGTTGTCGTCCTTAAGCCGCGCGACCAGTGGCGACCCGGCATGACGCCCGAGAAGCTCATCGAGGAGATGGACACCAGACTCCGATGGCCCGGCGTGCGGAACATGTGGACGATGCCCATCAAGAACCGAGTCGATATGCTCGCGACGGGCATCAAGACGCCGGTCGGCATCAAGATCCGAGGTGCCAACCTCCAGCAGATCTCCGACGTGGCGCTCCAGGTCGAGCGGGCGCTGCGAGGCGTGCCAGACACGCGCAACGTCTACGCGGAGCGGCTGATGGGCGGCAACTACATCGACTTCGAAATCCACCGCGATGCCATCGCCCGGTACGGACTCACGGTCGCGGACGTCCAGGGCTCCATTGAGACGGCACTGGGCGGCATGCCGATCACGACGACCGTCGAAGGTAGGAACCGCTTCACCGTCAATGTGCGGTACGCCCGCGAGTTGCGCGACGACATCCAGTCGTTGAGCCGCGTCCTGATTCCGCTGCCCTCAATGGGCGGCCTGGGCTCTGCCAGCGGATCGATGGCAGGCGGCGGCATGGCGGGGATGGGCGGCGCGGAGATGGACGGCATGGGCGGCATTGGGATGGGCGGAAGCTCGGTGCAGACACCATACGTGTCTCCGCTTCCGATGCCGGCTTACGCGGCTTCGGGCATCCCGCTGAGTTCCTCAGGCTCGATGGGTATGGTGTCGGGCATGGGCGGCATGTCCGGAGGAATGGGCGGCATGGGCGGGTCGATGGCAGGAGGCATGTCGGACATGGACGGCTCGACGGTGTTCATGTCCGGCATGGCTGCCGGCATGGGCGGTGTTCCTGTCAGCGGCCTGCTGAGTCCCATATCGGGCTCCGCGACCCCGATGCCGACGGTGGCGCAGCCTACGGCGAACATCGTGCAGATTCCGCTGGGAGAGCTGGCGACGATCCACGTTCGGCAGGGTCCGATGGCGATCAACAGCGAATCGGGTTTGCTCCAGTCTGTCGTCTTCGTCGACGTGTCGACGAAGGACATCGGCGGATACGTCCGAAGGGCTCAGCAGGCACTCGCGCAGAGCGTGACGCTTCCCGCAGGCGTCTACCTGAAGTGGAGCGGCCAGTTCGAGTACATGGCGCGGGCGCAGCAGCGGCTGAAGGTCATCGTGCCAGTGACCATCGCCGTCATCTTCGTCCTGCTCTATCTCAACTTCAAGGCGATGTCCGAGGTACTTGTCGTCATGCTGTCGCTGCCGTTTGCTGTGGTCGGCGGCGTTTGGCTCATGTACCTGTACCGGTTCAACATGAGCGTCGCCGCGGCCGTCGGGTTCATCGCCCTGGCGGGCGTTGCCGTGCAAACGGCGATCATTATGCTGTTGTTCCTCGACATCTCCTACCACAAGGCGGTGGCGTCCGGCGTCCCGCTCACCAAGGCGCGTCTCTATGAGTCCATCGTCGAGGGCGCTGCGATGCGCGTGCGCCCAAAGACGATGACAGCCGCCACCACGATCTTCGGGCTAGCGCCCATTTTCTGGGAGGAGGGGGCGGGGTCCGAAGTGATGCGTCGCATGGCGGCTCCAATGGTGGGCGGACTCGTCTCGTCGCTCGTGCTGACGCTCATCGTGATTCCCGCCATCTACGCTGTTTGGCGGGGCTGGGGCTTGGAGCAGGGCGAGTTCACTCAGACAGTCGCGAAACCGACGCGCGGTCGGCGTCGATTCGGGCTCATCGCGGCGGCTGTCATCGTGGCGCTCGTCCTCGCTGGAGCCATCGCCTACAACCGTCTCGGTGCGGGGGAAGGCTCCGGGCAGCTCATCCACAGCGAGTCCATCGACGGGATGAACGTCGAAGTGAGCGCTCCGAAGCTGAGACACGGCAAGGACACCGAGTTCTGGGTCAGGATCACGGATCCGCAAGGGGCTCCGATCACCGACGCTGGAGTGAGCATGGAGGTCTACATGGCGGCGATGCCCAGCATGGGCATGCCGGAGATGCGTGGGGGCGCTGACGCCCAGTACGTCAAGGACCGATATGCGGCGAAAATCGACGTCGAGATGGGAGGGGCTTGGGAGTTCCGGTTGACGGTTCGGCGCGGCGACGAGGTATCGAGAGCCGTGTTCCCGATCGTCCTGCCGTGAGGGTGGGCGGTTGGGTCGGAGTCGTGGTGCGAAGGGACGGTGCTTCGTAGAGAGCGCGGTATCAGAGAAAGGACCGAACGATGCTGCGGCGTAGCGTGGTCGTACTGACTGGCTTTGCGGGAGTCGTGGTGGTGGCAACGTGGCTTGGATGCGGTAGTTCCGTCGACGTGCCGACCGATGCCGTGGACCGTGATCTCGCCAGCACGGCTCCCGGGAACGTCGCCGTACAGGACGGCGGACACGACGCGATGGCTGGAGCCGGCAACGACGACATGCGCGGGGTCCACGCGGAACCCGAAAACGGCGGAGGCATGGGCGAAGCGGCAGACGACATGGCATCTCACCATGCCGACGAGCCAACCGGTCGGGTTGGCGGCGGTGTGATGGGAGGAATGATGGACAACATGATGCGCGGCGGAGCGATGCACGCCGGCATGATGAGCGATGGGAACGACGAGATGATGGATGGATCGATGGGAGCCGGTGAGGGAGACGATGATGCCCCCAACGGAGAGGCACAAGGAGGGGCGAAGGAGGGCGCGGACGATGATGCCGATCACGAAGCGCATCATCCGGATCGCGCATAACCTAGGGGCGGCGCACCGGCCGCCCCAAGTTACCTAGGAGGCATGGAGTGGCTACGACATCCACAGAACGTTGGTCGAGACATGCAGTCGCGGTGGCACTGGCGCTCGCGCTCGGTTCAGCCGCTGGGGTCCACGCGGCGGAGAAGATGCAGATCTGCGCCTACGACGGGTCCGCCATGGTCGAAAGCCATATGAAGGCGAAGATGACTATGAAGGGCAAGACGCTCTACTTCTGCACGGAAGCCGAGCACGACCGCTTCATGGCGAGCCCGGCTGCCTACATGCGCATCGTCGCCGGCAAGAAGTACACCGTGCAGCTCAACTTCCTCACCAAAGACGAGTACCACGCCGCGATGGCGAGCATGGACATGCTCGAGATGATGAAGCCGGTGCTCGCCAAGGTACCCAGCGATGCGGACTCCTGGACGCACTACCTGATCGTGACGGTCCTCGACAGCAAGACCGGGGAGAAGGTCACCGACCTGAAGCCGGGGAGCGTGCATATCGCTCTGTCGAAGCCCGGCGCGAAGTCGGCTGCCATGGAGTCGATGGCCGAACCGATGATGAAGTATGTAATGACCGGCGTCGATCTGAGCCCGGTCGGCGCGTACAAGGGTTCGATCAAACTCAACTTCGGGCTGATGAGTCGCGAAACGCTGGACTTCACTTACGACG is a window of Candidatus Poribacteria bacterium DNA encoding:
- a CDS encoding CusA/CzcA family heavy metal efflux RND transporter, which encodes MERFIELCIRNRFFVILVMAMVVGWGVWSVVTTPVDAIPDLSDVQVIIASEWMGQSPQEIEDQVTYPISTAMLGVPKVKTVRGFSFFNSSFVYVIFEDGTDLYWARSRVLEYLNALTGGLPPGVKTTLGPDGTGVGWVFQYTVEGMNHSLADLRAIQDWYIRYQLLSIPGVSEIASVGGFRRQYQVDIDPDRLLAYDITIQQIAGAVRRSNQQVGASMLEVAEKEFMIRGLGYLAGLDDIRDTVIATSASGTPVRVGDVAHVHEGPEMRRGIAERDGTGEVVSGVVVMRQGENAREVIRQVKRKIAEIEPGLPEGVRINTIYDRSSLIERAIETLKSTLIKESIAVAVVIAIFLWHAQSSLVAIITLPVGVLVSFIVMRMQGLNANIMSLGGIAVAIGEMVDAAIVMVENVHKTLEHDRAEGRERNRWEVVSESSKQVGPSLFFSLIIIAVSFMPVITLQAQEGRLFRPLAFTKTYAMVAGAILAIALVPVLMGYLIRGKVVDEERNPINRALIAVYKPVILPILRWRWVVIVLAVALVAITLIPLRQLGSEFMPPLYEGDLLYMPSSAPAISATEARKLVQVQDRILKSFPEVKTTLGKMGRAETATDPAPLDMMETVVVLKPRDQWRPGMTPEKLIEEMDTRLRWPGVRNMWTMPIKNRVDMLATGIKTPVGIKIRGANLQQISDVALQVERALRGVPDTRNVYAERLMGGNYIDFEIHRDAIARYGLTVADVQGSIETALGGMPITTTVEGRNRFTVNVRYARELRDDIQSLSRVLIPLPSMGGLGSASGSMAGGGMAGMGGAEMDGMGGIGMGGSSVQTPYVSPLPMPAYAASGIPLSSSGSMGMVSGMGGMSGGMGGMGGSMAGGMSDMDGSTVFMSGMAAGMGGVPVSGLLSPISGSATPMPTVAQPTANIVQIPLGELATIHVRQGPMAINSESGLLQSVVFVDVSTKDIGGYVRRAQQALAQSVTLPAGVYLKWSGQFEYMARAQQRLKVIVPVTIAVIFVLLYLNFKAMSEVLVVMLSLPFAVVGGVWLMYLYRFNMSVAAAVGFIALAGVAVQTAIIMLLFLDISYHKAVASGVPLTKARLYESIVEGAAMRVRPKTMTAATTIFGLAPIFWEEGAGSEVMRRMAAPMVGGLVSSLVLTLIVIPAIYAVWRGWGLEQGEFTQTVAKPTRGRRRFGLIAAAVIVALVLAGAIAYNRLGAGEGSGQLIHSESIDGMNVEVSAPKLRHGKDTEFWVRITDPQGAPITDAGVSMEVYMAAMPSMGMPEMRGGADAQYVKDRYAAKIDVEMGGAWEFRLTVRRGDEVSRAVFPIVLP